The genomic DNA TACAACACGGAAAGTTCATGTACATGCTACAGAACTGCAGGGAAATATACCTATACAACAAAAGACACTTTTTAAGCTTCCTTATCACAAAACAATGGACAGTGGTAAAATATCAACATGTCTTCTGAACAGCgcaaatttaacaaaaaaacaaaaagcattcaaCATTTATGCAGAAGTGCTGTTTTCCTCAGGGTCTCTCTCTACGAGATGAATGCTCCCCGTGACCACCGATTCCTCTTGAGCCAAGGTGTTCTCCAGCTGCTTCTTTGTGCAATACGGAATGTggccacaaaaatacatgtaaatcCATGGATTGGTGCAACTATTTAAATTGCCAAGGAGCATGATAATGGTGAATGCTGAACCTGGAATGAAATAGATAAAGGAATAACAGAGTAAATAAAGTGCATATAGAAATCAGTAACATTTTCAGAGTCTGCTGCTTTCTGGTGTACCTGCTCATATATTAAAGTTAATCTAAGAGCAGGAAATTCCTATTTACTCCATGCAATTTGCAGTTTCAGAAGGCATGAAGCACACTGTATTGTATTGAGTTAAATAGTTCCAAATAGCTCTTTTTTGATGTAGCTGCATcaaatttaaaagcaagtaCTAAACTGCGATAGAGATAACTACAGATATtgatataaatatatgtacagAAAGACCCAAATTCACACTGACAGAAAGAATTCTCAAAAcaaagatgagatttttttttcattggacAGAGCTATtatcttttttggtttttttcttcctcctttggtTTATATCTTTGAGGTTAGAATAGGTGAACTTAAATAATGTCACATACAGAGTCTGCCTTTCACAAAGAGGGAGCAGTATCAATTTGACAAGATTAATCTAGTTTACAACATTATGTTCTTTGATATCTTTCTCAGGcttgcttttttgctttataaacaGCTGTTTCACAACTTTTAATTGTATCATAGTGCACTACAGAGATTTCATCAACGTgatttcaatattaaaaaaaagatgtctTATAACATCACAGTTCTATCCAGTAAataagaaatttttattttattactttgaaTAGTTAATTACTCCTTTTCACCTCAAGAACccaaaatactgctgctttaATATCTAAAACCTCTAAAAATCTCAACCCTTGCCAGAGCAGATGATGTTTTTCCCTGTGCTGTTCATTAATCTTTAAATCATCCATCACCCAAAACATAAACATGCATAgaatcatatatatatacatatatgatGTTCTGATCACAGAACACATGAAGCTCTCTGTACCTAATTAAATATAGTAGATAATCCAtccaggattttctttttaatcataCTGAAATGATCACATCTAACTTTTACACAAAAGCAAATTGCAAATATAAAGCAACACAGCACCGTGCTAGCCTGCAATGAGGTTATGAATGAGGATGGAGAGTATCTTACCTTCAGTCATGACACTGGGGAACCACACAGACCACAGCTGTGCAATGAAGAAAGGTGACCAACAGAGGACATACGCAACAACTGTCACCACCGTCATTTTTACAGTCTTGATCATAGCCTTTGAAATACAGTTCACATTGCTTGCTCGGGATGGCAGGACTTGCTTCTGATTTGTTACTTCATattcattctgatttttcacatatatatttcttttgattATTTTGCAAATCTTAACCTGGCACGTGATAAGGATGACTGAGGGAATGAAGAATATAACTACAAAAATCCAAGTCACATATGCCCTTGGGCCCCATGGCTGAATAAATTCACCCCAACATTCAAAGATACCTGGAGATATTTCAGTCTTAGAAAAGATAAATACCTGTGGTAGGCTAAGAATCAGTGATATAGACCAGCTGGTACAAATAGGGATGTTCCAGAGAGCTCTCTTCTTTTGGAAAGTGACCATAGGGTAGCAAACTGCTTGATATCTGTCCACTGTCATGACCACTATCATATAAGTAGAGGCAAACATGCCCAGCAACTGTAGATACTTGATAATTCTGCACAGGAAATCTGGCCCTATGAAAACATCTGTAATATCCCACACGAGCTGAGGCAGCACTTGGAAAAAGGCTACCACTAAATCAGCGATGCTGAGGTGAAGCATGAACACATACATCCTAGAGAGCTTCTTTCTTCTTCGCCACAGCACCAGTATGAGAATAAAATTGCCCACAGACGCTGTCAGAAATATGACCCCCAGTACAGCAATCTCTACTTGAGCTAATTGCTCATCTCTTTCTGGTCTTCCAACAGGATCTGACTGATTTGTCAAACTCAGGAATCTGTGAGGTGAAGAACTCTCAGTCTCATGTGTGTTATCCTGCATAGGAAACGAAAAATTCTTCATAGTGCACAGAAGCTACTTGCAGTAGCTGCTACTCGCGACTCAGGTTGACAGCTGTGAAGTACCGGCTAGCAAACAAACCAGCCCGGGTTCAGGTTTCAGTGTATCTTCAAGCAAATCTCCTCCTGCTTGTGTGAACTAAAGCAGTGGGACCTGGATCTTGATGAAATTCTGTCTCTTGCTGGCGTGCAAAAAGGCTTTATATAGGCTCCCAGCAGAGCCTTATGTAACTGCAGCACCCTCGGGTAGGCTGCAGGGACCCAGCCAATGGCAGAGCGAGTCACACAATTGgggaaaatatataaataaaaggcAAACTTCAGAGGCTCAACGTAATTCAATTACTCACTTCAGTGAAAGCCCGAACTCGTAAATAGCTCTGGCCAAAGTCATACTTAAATGATCTTACTCAGGagagttcttaaaaatatttttttacgCAAGCCAGAAGGGCATgcttcagctggagcaggaggaatGTTTATATGTAGACGGAAAGTTGGGCCCCTGAGCTCAGGGGCATCGTCACTGCAATCCTCTAGGCTCCTGGGGCACAACCACATCCTAAGTGTagcagagatgaagaaatgcatttttccatagtgggttttttttttctttccctttggaGTCACCTGATTTTGAAAAGGATTTTAActgccttaaaaataatttttatttcaggacaGGGTCAAGacttagagattttttttctcagcaaaatgaaaaataacacatgtgaaataaattacttttaatggGACTGTGAGTCTACTgagaatttaataaaaaaataagtgaaaattCAGTGGGAAATCCAACTGAGGAAAAGGTCTCTACAAGGAAAAAATTTCCAAGGGTCTCTATTCTACTATAGCACTAAAGGCTGAGAGGTCATTTTTCAGTACttaatcctttttatttttgtagagtAAGTTGTACCATGACCCCAAGAGTTTCATTGTTCTTTGTCCTCCCAGTATGGCTTTTGCCTGTTAGTGGCAGATAAGAATAGCAATTTTCACTTAATTTCATTGGTTCTCCCTCAGTCTGCCCTCTTaatcagaaaacagagatttgataaaatgcattaatttaatATGAAAGATAACACATACTTGTATGCAATCTTGTCTGAAGCTAGAGCACTCATATCCTTTTGGCTACAGTTGGGAGACTGGTAATTTGAAgtctttctgaagaagaaactgATAAGGTTAAAAGTACGTCCATGCTGCATGTAGAGAACACAATACTGCACCTACACTAATTGATCGCTGTGATCATGACTATATTATGAAACCAGTTGAGGAGTATCACAAACAGACAACCATCTCCTTGGCAATAAATGTTTTCACATATTGACAG from Caloenas nicobarica isolate bCalNic1 chromosome 1, bCalNic1.hap1, whole genome shotgun sequence includes the following:
- the LOC136002263 gene encoding arg8-vasotocin receptor-like, translated to MKNFSFPMQDNTHETESSSPHRFLSLTNQSDPVGRPERDEQLAQVEIAVLGVIFLTASVGNFILILVLWRRRKKLSRMYVFMLHLSIADLVVAFFQVLPQLVWDITDVFIGPDFLCRIIKYLQLLGMFASTYMIVVMTVDRYQAVCYPMVTFQKKRALWNIPICTSWSISLILSLPQVFIFSKTEISPGIFECWGEFIQPWGPRAYVTWIFVVIFFIPSVILITCQVKICKIIKRNIYVKNQNEYEVTNQKQVLPSRASNVNCISKAMIKTVKMTVVTVVAYVLCWSPFFIAQLWSVWFPSVMTEGSAFTIIMLLGNLNSCTNPWIYMYFCGHIPYCTKKQLENTLAQEESVVTGSIHLVERDPEENSTSA